In Paroedura picta isolate Pp20150507F chromosome 1, Ppicta_v3.0, whole genome shotgun sequence, the following are encoded in one genomic region:
- the MRPL14 gene encoding large ribosomal subunit protein uL14m isoform X2, which translates to MTRVRVVDNSTLGNTPYHRPPRCIHVYNKSGVGKVGDKILLAIKGEKKKALIVGHRMPGPRMTPRFDSNNVVLIEDNGNPVGTRIKTPIPSFLRKRKEVSKVLAIAQTFV; encoded by the coding sequence ATGACCCGGGTACGAGTGGTAGATAACAGCACCTTGGGGAACACGCCATATCACCGGCCACCGAGGTGCATTCACGTTTACAACAAAAGCGGAGTGGGCAAAGTGGGAGATAAAATCCTTCTGGCTAtcaaaggagagaagaagaaggccTTAATTGTTGGCCACCGGATGCCTGGCCCTCGCATGactcccaggtttgattccaacAATGTGGTACTCATTGAAGATAATGGGAACCCGGTAGGGACAAGAATTAAAACCCCCATTCCGTCTTTCCTGAGGAAGCGTAAGGAAGTCTCCAAAGTATTGGCCATTGCCCAGACCTTTGTATGA